A genomic stretch from Fodinibius salinus includes:
- a CDS encoding DinB family protein, with protein sequence MKAQKTVRELLLEQLEGNQAHVDFDQAVQGVSYKQTGIKVEGVPHTIWELIDHIRIAQADILEFCRNPDYKELDWPNDYWPEHSSPPDKETFEQSIRAIRDGIEEMKALIRDSKNNLRKPLPHGDGQTLFREAMLIVDHNAYHIGQIVQIRRMMGIW encoded by the coding sequence ATGAAAGCCCAGAAAACCGTTCGAGAATTACTTCTTGAACAGCTCGAAGGTAACCAAGCGCATGTAGATTTTGATCAGGCTGTACAGGGAGTTTCGTATAAGCAGACTGGTATAAAAGTAGAGGGTGTGCCACATACCATTTGGGAACTTATAGATCACATCCGCATTGCACAGGCTGATATCCTTGAATTTTGCAGGAATCCCGACTATAAAGAATTGGATTGGCCCAATGATTATTGGCCGGAACATAGCAGTCCGCCTGACAAAGAAACATTTGAGCAGTCGATTCGGGCAATTCGGGATGGTATCGAAGAAATGAAAGCGCTGATTCGAGATTCCAAGAATAATCTTCGAAAGCCGCTTCCCCACGGTGACGGACAGACGCTATTCCGGGAGGCCATGCTTATTGTAGATCACAATGCCTATCATATTGGACAAATTGTACAAATTCGCCGAATGATGGGTATCTGGTAA
- a CDS encoding NUDIX domain-containing protein encodes MFQTTETNIFVIIRAQTDERKDTKNMAMNDSGKLVERPLSSKEIFNGRLLHVFFDEVRLPDGGTSTREWIKHPGASAVVPVFENGDVMLVRQFRYPVRQIFYEVPAGKIDPNEEAGSTAERELKEEAGLACRSFAYVGHFYPGIGYSDEVIHCYAAWDIASFEQQVDEDEFVIRERMPFSEVIEMVHQGEITDGKTIIALLRTWHWWQQHKPFPIGSP; translated from the coding sequence ATGTTTCAGACAACGGAAACCAATATCTTTGTTATTATTCGAGCGCAAACTGATGAACGTAAAGATACAAAAAATATGGCTATGAACGATTCCGGAAAACTAGTAGAACGCCCTCTCTCATCAAAAGAGATTTTTAACGGCCGGCTGCTCCACGTTTTTTTTGATGAAGTCCGATTGCCCGACGGCGGTACATCTACCCGGGAATGGATTAAACACCCTGGGGCATCGGCGGTAGTGCCGGTTTTTGAAAATGGAGATGTAATGCTGGTGCGACAGTTTCGCTACCCGGTGCGGCAGATTTTTTACGAAGTACCGGCCGGAAAGATTGATCCTAATGAAGAAGCCGGCTCAACAGCCGAGCGTGAGCTTAAAGAAGAGGCGGGTTTGGCCTGTCGATCATTTGCGTATGTGGGGCATTTTTATCCCGGAATCGGTTATTCGGATGAGGTTATTCACTGTTATGCCGCTTGGGATATTGCAAGTTTTGAGCAGCAGGTGGATGAGGATGAATTTGTGATACGGGAGCGGATGCCCTTTTCCGAAGTGATAGAGATGGTACACCAAGGTGAAATTACGGATGGAAAAACGATTATTGCCCTGCTTAGAACTTGGCACTGGTGGCAGCAGCACAAACCTTTTCCGATAGGCAGCCCTTAA
- a CDS encoding two-component system sensor histidine kinase NtrB, giving the protein MKEILRFLREARMGYLLFTSLLLLGLFFGAFEIVNQTLLTNADLQTMRWLYFSRGVTVALVLMVWAAWTVYNYRTYYEDQLEATKMRHRDIIEHSADGIITIDNEQVITSWNRGAEEMLEWDREEVIGKPIEVIIPDNLSEDREANTFGKNGEEHGWNYETERITKHGETKLINLTESFIRNWDDEIVGKSLILRDLTEVKMRKEQIQQSERLATVGHMAAGVAHEVGNPLTAISSLVQVCQRKTDDDFLQDQLKKVREHIQRINKIVRDLVDFSRPSSMETEHVQINEIINSAVGLLRHDARCRDVDFELSLSSDLPAISCVPDQLHQVLVNLLLNAVDAMQETENPRIKVATSRENSTVQLTISDNGKGIKKEYQSRIFEPFFTTKEVGTGTGLGLSVSHGIITKMDGNIWVESTPGEGATFIIELPIE; this is encoded by the coding sequence ATGAAAGAAATTCTTCGTTTTCTTCGGGAGGCTCGCATGGGGTATCTGTTGTTTACCTCATTGTTGCTTCTGGGGCTATTTTTCGGTGCGTTTGAAATTGTGAATCAAACGTTGCTTACCAACGCCGATTTGCAGACTATGCGCTGGCTCTATTTTAGCCGTGGTGTGACTGTTGCGTTGGTTCTTATGGTCTGGGCAGCGTGGACAGTATATAATTACCGGACATATTATGAGGACCAGCTTGAAGCTACAAAAATGCGGCACCGCGATATCATTGAGCATTCTGCTGATGGCATTATCACAATTGATAATGAGCAAGTGATCACCTCTTGGAACCGAGGTGCAGAAGAAATGCTGGAATGGGATCGGGAAGAAGTGATTGGCAAGCCTATCGAAGTTATCATACCGGATAATCTAAGTGAGGATCGTGAAGCCAATACATTTGGTAAAAACGGGGAAGAACACGGCTGGAATTATGAGACGGAACGGATTACCAAGCACGGAGAGACCAAGCTGATAAACCTAACCGAGTCGTTTATTCGAAATTGGGATGATGAGATTGTGGGGAAGTCACTCATTCTGCGCGATCTTACTGAGGTAAAAATGCGCAAAGAGCAGATCCAGCAGTCAGAGCGTTTGGCTACTGTGGGACATATGGCAGCGGGCGTTGCGCACGAGGTTGGAAATCCGCTAACTGCAATTTCATCGCTGGTGCAGGTATGTCAACGCAAAACCGATGATGATTTTTTGCAAGATCAGCTTAAAAAAGTACGGGAGCATATTCAGCGGATTAATAAGATTGTCCGAGATCTGGTGGACTTTTCTCGTCCCTCGAGTATGGAGACCGAGCATGTGCAGATAAATGAAATTATAAATTCGGCCGTGGGCTTGTTACGACATGATGCCCGTTGCCGGGATGTTGATTTTGAGCTTAGCCTCAGCAGTGATTTGCCGGCCATTTCATGCGTGCCCGATCAACTTCACCAAGTATTGGTAAATCTGTTGTTAAATGCTGTTGATGCGATGCAAGAAACAGAAAATCCGCGCATAAAAGTGGCTACAAGCAGAGAAAATTCCACCGTGCAACTTACTATTTCTGATAATGGAAAAGGCATAAAAAAAGAATATCAAAGTCGTATATTTGAACCTTTCTTTACAACAAAAGAAGTAGGTACCGGCACTGGTTTGGGGCTTTCTGTAAGTCATGGTATCATCACAAAAATGGATGGTAACATATGGGTTGAGTCCACGCCCGGCGAAGGTGCTACATTTATCATAGAATTACCAATAGAATAG
- the ftsY gene encoding signal recognition particle-docking protein FtsY has product MGFLEKIGLKKKEKVEKGVKKSRSGIMKKIGKAVAGKDTVDAAVLDELEEILITSDVGVSTTIEIIDRIEARVAKDKYLNSDELQRILREEIIGLLKDHNPDKPAEFDAEFPQKPHIVMVVGVNGVGKTTSIGKLAHLYKKAGKKVMLGAADTFRAAAVDQLKIWSERADVPIIQQGQNADPAAVAYDTVESANAKQADVALVDTAGRLHNKKSLMEELAKIKRVMGKVVDGAPHEVLLVLDASTGQNAMQQARAFTDFVDITGLILTKLDGTAKGGIVIGVSNELDVPVKYIGVGEEIEDLQVFDRELFVNSMFAD; this is encoded by the coding sequence ATGGGTTTTCTCGAAAAAATAGGTCTCAAGAAAAAAGAAAAAGTCGAAAAGGGCGTCAAAAAAAGCCGCTCCGGCATCATGAAAAAGATCGGCAAAGCCGTTGCCGGCAAAGATACAGTAGATGCCGCCGTACTCGATGAGCTGGAGGAAATCCTTATCACTTCCGACGTAGGTGTTTCAACCACCATCGAAATTATCGATCGTATTGAAGCTCGCGTAGCAAAAGATAAATACCTGAACAGCGATGAGCTACAGCGTATTCTACGTGAAGAAATTATCGGCCTGCTTAAAGATCATAATCCCGACAAACCCGCTGAGTTTGACGCCGAATTTCCCCAAAAACCGCACATCGTGATGGTTGTGGGAGTAAACGGAGTAGGGAAGACGACCTCCATCGGCAAGCTGGCTCACCTCTACAAAAAAGCAGGCAAAAAAGTAATGTTGGGAGCTGCCGACACTTTTCGCGCCGCCGCTGTTGACCAGCTTAAAATCTGGAGCGAGCGCGCCGATGTACCCATCATTCAGCAGGGACAAAATGCCGACCCGGCGGCCGTTGCCTACGACACGGTCGAATCTGCCAATGCCAAGCAGGCTGATGTTGCACTGGTCGATACAGCAGGACGTCTTCACAACAAAAAATCACTGATGGAAGAACTGGCCAAGATCAAGCGCGTAATGGGCAAGGTCGTGGACGGCGCTCCCCATGAAGTACTGCTCGTACTCGATGCCTCTACCGGCCAAAATGCCATGCAGCAAGCCAGAGCCTTTACCGATTTTGTGGACATTACAGGGTTGATACTCACCAAGCTTGACGGTACGGCCAAAGGAGGGATTGTAATTGGCGTTTCCAACGAGCTGGATGTACCGGTTAAATATATCGGGGTGGGTGAAGAGATTGAAGACCTGCAGGTGTTTGACCGTGAGCTATTTGTAAACTCGATGTTTGCTGATTAG
- a CDS encoding CDP-alcohol phosphatidyltransferase family protein, with amino-acid sequence MSETFNIDQQQFEVKQDLFTWSNLISFSRILVAFPIVWLHYTNGQQITWLITVLVLYGILSDYLDGYIARLTHRVTEWGKILDPVADKFCAFFLFLYAVYIDIIPLWFFLVEIGRDLFIVGGSLYIRKLRGKVAMAVMSGKISVNVLGLYWLSAFFFPDAYAAHQMLMGASLALMFFSFFDYLYRFNLILKGVEFN; translated from the coding sequence TTGTCTGAAACATTCAACATCGATCAGCAGCAGTTTGAGGTAAAGCAAGACCTGTTCACATGGTCGAACCTGATCTCATTTTCGCGGATTCTCGTGGCCTTTCCCATTGTGTGGCTACATTATACCAACGGGCAACAAATTACCTGGCTGATTACGGTGCTGGTTTTGTACGGCATTCTGTCGGATTACCTGGACGGGTATATTGCGCGCCTTACCCACCGTGTTACCGAATGGGGGAAAATTTTAGATCCCGTGGCAGACAAATTCTGCGCTTTTTTCCTCTTTTTATATGCCGTTTATATTGATATTATCCCGCTCTGGTTTTTCCTCGTTGAAATTGGGCGTGACCTGTTTATTGTGGGAGGATCTCTGTATATCCGCAAGCTGCGCGGCAAAGTGGCCATGGCGGTAATGTCGGGCAAAATAAGTGTTAATGTGCTGGGATTGTACTGGCTGTCGGCTTTTTTCTTTCCCGATGCCTACGCCGCTCACCAAATGCTGATGGGGGCATCGCTGGCACTTATGTTTTTCTCCTTCTTTGATTATCTTTATCGATTCAACTTGATCCTTAAAGGCGTAGAATTTAACTAG
- a CDS encoding DoxX family protein yields the protein MLSTIGRYMYALPFGVFGLFHFINGSQMAGMVPIPGGIFWIYLTGVAMLAACVSIIIETKARLACILLGVLLLIYVLSIHLPSVINGQMQPSMTMLLKDLVMAGGAWFIAGSYEAEDMIIQPEE from the coding sequence ATGCTTTCTACAATTGGTCGATATATGTATGCACTGCCGTTTGGTGTTTTTGGGCTTTTCCATTTTATAAATGGCAGCCAAATGGCTGGAATGGTACCCATCCCAGGTGGAATATTCTGGATTTATTTAACCGGAGTAGCTATGCTTGCTGCCTGTGTAAGTATTATTATTGAAACAAAAGCACGGCTAGCCTGTATTTTGTTGGGTGTGCTGCTGCTTATTTATGTACTAAGTATTCATCTACCAAGCGTTATCAATGGACAAATGCAGCCAAGCATGACAATGCTGTTAAAAGATTTAGTTATGGCCGGTGGTGCTTGGTTTATAGCAGGCAGTTATGAAGCTGAAGATATGATCATACAGCCAGAGGAATAG
- a CDS encoding sigma-54-dependent transcriptional regulator — protein sequence MARSILIADDEVGIRESLTIILEEEGYQCTAVQDGDEAIAAIDEGSFDIVISDLKMPNTDGLGVLEHTLEHSSETLTIIITAHATVETAIKALRKGAADYILKPLDFDEVLIRIENLLEQKDIIQENKYLREQIDQEYNFNHIIGESEPMKEVYRMVERVSGATSNVLITGDSGTGKELVARAIHSNGDRAKKPFLAINCGAIPENLVESELFGHREGAFTGASSDKEGIFVAAHGGTVFLDEVAEIPLNLQVNLLRVLQEREVKPVGANNMVSFDTRIIAATNKDLEAEVEKGNFRDDLYYRLNVVELPLPPLSQRRDDIPLLVHHFLKKYNKELKRNLKGITSEAMSAMMAYEWKGEVRELENVIERAVLLSDHEYLQLENLPGAIRNVSGTEDIDMDSERLEEAVRVFEKHHIKSMLKRTDGNKSEAARLLGIDPSTLYRKMERLELSD from the coding sequence ATGGCAAGATCAATTTTGATAGCGGATGACGAGGTCGGAATCCGGGAATCGTTGACGATTATTCTGGAAGAAGAAGGCTACCAGTGTACAGCTGTGCAGGATGGTGATGAAGCCATTGCGGCTATTGATGAAGGTAGTTTTGATATTGTTATATCGGATTTAAAAATGCCTAATACCGATGGGTTGGGGGTGCTGGAACACACACTGGAGCATTCTTCAGAAACCTTGACAATTATTATAACAGCACATGCTACTGTCGAAACCGCCATTAAGGCACTGCGTAAGGGAGCGGCAGACTATATCTTAAAGCCCCTGGATTTTGATGAGGTGCTTATCCGCATAGAAAACTTACTGGAGCAAAAAGATATTATCCAGGAAAATAAGTATTTGCGTGAGCAGATCGATCAAGAGTACAACTTTAATCATATTATTGGTGAAAGTGAGCCCATGAAAGAGGTGTATCGGATGGTTGAGCGGGTGAGTGGGGCTACCAGTAATGTGCTTATTACCGGCGATAGCGGTACCGGCAAAGAACTTGTGGCCAGGGCAATCCATTCGAATGGGGATAGAGCAAAAAAACCCTTTTTGGCAATTAACTGTGGAGCCATTCCCGAAAATTTAGTGGAGTCGGAACTATTCGGGCATAGGGAGGGAGCGTTCACTGGAGCCTCATCTGATAAAGAAGGCATTTTTGTAGCTGCCCACGGCGGTACGGTCTTTTTGGATGAAGTGGCTGAAATACCGCTTAACCTTCAGGTAAACCTGCTGCGTGTATTACAGGAGCGCGAAGTAAAACCGGTAGGGGCTAATAATATGGTATCGTTTGATACCCGCATTATTGCTGCCACCAATAAGGACTTGGAGGCGGAAGTGGAAAAAGGAAACTTTCGCGATGATCTGTACTACCGGTTGAATGTAGTAGAGCTACCCTTGCCTCCGCTATCGCAACGGCGGGATGATATACCACTGTTGGTTCATCACTTTCTTAAAAAGTACAATAAAGAGCTTAAACGAAATCTGAAAGGTATTACAAGTGAGGCGATGAGTGCTATGATGGCCTACGAATGGAAGGGAGAGGTCCGAGAGCTAGAGAATGTGATAGAGCGGGCGGTATTGTTGAGCGATCATGAATACCTGCAGCTTGAAAATTTGCCCGGAGCCATCCGTAATGTGTCTGGTACTGAGGATATAGATATGGATAGCGAGCGTCTCGAAGAAGCTGTGCGGGTGTTTGAAAAGCATCATATCAAGAGTATGCTAAAACGGACGGACGGCAATAAATCGGAGGCGGCTCGTCTGTTGGGCATCGATCCTTCTACGCTGTATCGCAAAATGGAGCGTCTGGAATTGTCTGATTGA
- a CDS encoding YceI family protein — protein sequence MHPALHKSVNVSNVVGLLSLITLLFISSLTNAQTIPGTIAIDDGAKIWIEGTAGPVNFRCEAQEISGSGIINNTINPKASVQDSGKVRISVSLPVTSLDCGKDAMNADMYNALKAEQHPQISYKLLEATLTDGEPSNGWLNIYTQGVMEIAGVRDTTEISIRGKVIGEQQFRVTGDKKIHMDTYDIEPPSKMFGLIRASKKLRVLFDVTVTLQDKGQ from the coding sequence ATGCATCCTGCTTTACATAAATCAGTTAATGTCAGCAATGTGGTCGGCTTGTTAAGTCTGATCACATTGCTATTTATATCATCATTAACGAACGCTCAGACTATCCCCGGAACCATCGCTATTGACGATGGAGCTAAGATATGGATAGAAGGTACTGCCGGTCCGGTCAACTTTCGTTGTGAGGCCCAGGAAATATCTGGCAGTGGAATCATCAATAACACGATAAATCCAAAAGCTTCTGTTCAGGATAGCGGCAAAGTTCGCATCTCAGTTTCACTGCCTGTTACTTCTCTGGACTGCGGTAAAGACGCGATGAATGCCGATATGTATAACGCATTAAAAGCGGAACAGCATCCTCAAATATCATACAAACTGCTTGAGGCTACGCTCACTGATGGTGAACCCTCAAATGGGTGGTTAAACATCTATACACAGGGTGTTATGGAAATTGCAGGTGTGCGCGATACAACAGAGATATCCATTCGAGGCAAAGTTATCGGTGAACAGCAGTTTAGAGTCACTGGTGATAAAAAGATACACATGGATACCTATGACATTGAACCGCCGAGTAAAATGTTTGGTCTTATTCGGGCAAGTAAAAAGCTACGGGTTCTGTTTGATGTGACGGTTACCCTGCAAGATAAGGGACAATAA
- a CDS encoding CHAT domain-containing protein, with protein MNRLQFFLPFTLFLLIPLSGMSQSLQLADSLYQTGREFDKNGKMQQSEFYYHEAYNMYREFQDTASWLKAGKEYASAMMWRSKNEQALTLYQKLLAVDHPANDAYNRGDLYNSMGLASRRKGNLDQANRYYQESLPFSKKSGDSLLIGVVYSNIGKVQQARGHYSKAMQRFKQSLPYLRGINQNRNFATSLSNISSIYEELSLFDKALEYVNRSLEIHKENGNVYELCSSYNQLGSVQQSLGNYDQALISYNKSLDYSHKAGTPKQTASTLNGIGLLYKRLGKYDKALDYYRQSLTIKKETGNPGSVATTTNNLGQLLWDQEKYDEADKYFHKALALRKKIGNPYKIYYSLNAMAGMYLVKQEYEEAKSYVDQIKAIGDSTDNYNMLKTASTYLGRITSASGNNQLAIHHFQKAYAYSKYLSTGDQLPPLKKLAKEYHKINSDSALFYGEKAINIVEKKRSNAGALSELKSGFFGQHTDFYTEMASWMLTYTQDLSRAYKLVEQAKARSLSDELAQASQNIDQKLPEKVRVERREKQNQIDRLYTKLENADNSKQRSNIEDKIRSKELNYAAYENELHQKYPELKSLQSPEPISLQRAQSLTDDQTAVLEYAVAENQLITFLITPNEIRAEQVSLSGDEPLGEQLTSLVGDFKSAILSNAPRSQLRSQSAKLYSSLIKPFEKNLKRISNLIIVPDGALAYLPFEALSRGDQYLIERFNIKYEPSLTSLNLLKESETPDRQGLLAVAGSNFSEQNSRQRSFQQSNLSGLPSTLMEVDSIATKFKEAAILKEDEVSEQRFKEMLEKNRYRYIHMATHGIIDENNPSRSGLTLSAKRKITASSKEDGMLRSSEIFGLDIDSDMVVLSACNTGLGKVVKGEGILGMQRSFFYAGTSTVVVSLWNVYDRSTASFMNEFYKALVNSKPQESWTDSMLRWVGWNESIPFGQKASAMRQAKLKMIKHPLFNHPVYWAPFIVVGR; from the coding sequence ATGAACAGGCTACAATTTTTCTTACCTTTTACTCTGTTTTTGCTTATTCCCCTTTCGGGAATGAGCCAGAGCCTACAACTGGCGGACTCCCTATACCAGACCGGCCGAGAATTTGACAAGAACGGCAAGATGCAGCAGTCCGAATTTTATTATCACGAAGCCTATAATATGTATAGGGAATTCCAGGACACTGCATCATGGCTGAAGGCCGGCAAGGAATACGCCAGCGCCATGATGTGGCGTTCAAAAAATGAACAAGCCTTAACACTCTACCAAAAACTCCTTGCTGTTGATCATCCCGCCAATGACGCTTACAATCGCGGGGACTTATACAACAGTATGGGATTGGCTTCTAGACGCAAGGGAAATCTTGATCAGGCCAATCGCTATTACCAAGAATCACTCCCGTTTTCAAAAAAATCCGGGGACAGCCTTCTTATTGGCGTTGTGTATAGCAATATTGGAAAAGTACAACAAGCCAGGGGACATTATTCAAAAGCAATGCAGCGCTTTAAACAATCCCTGCCTTACCTCCGCGGTATAAATCAAAATCGTAATTTTGCCACCTCACTTAGCAATATTAGCAGTATTTACGAAGAGTTGTCCTTGTTTGATAAGGCCTTAGAATATGTTAATAGAAGTCTCGAAATACATAAAGAAAACGGCAATGTCTATGAATTATGTAGCAGCTATAATCAATTGGGAAGTGTGCAACAAAGTTTGGGAAACTACGACCAAGCCCTGATTTCGTATAATAAGAGTCTCGACTACAGCCACAAGGCCGGCACCCCAAAACAAACGGCGAGCACTCTTAATGGTATTGGTCTTTTATATAAACGGCTGGGGAAGTACGATAAAGCCCTGGACTATTACCGGCAGAGCCTGACAATAAAAAAAGAGACGGGCAATCCGGGTTCTGTTGCAACCACTACCAATAATTTGGGTCAACTGCTGTGGGATCAGGAAAAATATGACGAGGCTGACAAGTATTTTCACAAAGCCTTAGCGTTACGCAAAAAAATAGGGAACCCTTATAAAATTTATTATTCCCTAAATGCGATGGCCGGGATGTATCTCGTCAAGCAAGAATATGAAGAGGCCAAAAGTTATGTGGACCAGATAAAAGCCATTGGGGATTCCACTGATAACTACAATATGTTAAAGACAGCCTCTACTTATTTGGGACGTATTACCTCCGCCTCAGGCAACAACCAATTGGCAATTCATCACTTCCAAAAAGCGTATGCCTACAGCAAGTATCTATCTACGGGCGACCAACTGCCACCGCTTAAAAAGCTAGCCAAGGAGTACCACAAAATAAATTCCGACAGTGCTCTTTTTTACGGGGAAAAAGCCATAAACATCGTTGAAAAAAAGCGCTCCAATGCAGGAGCACTTTCGGAGCTCAAATCCGGTTTTTTTGGACAGCACACAGACTTCTACACCGAGATGGCTTCATGGATGCTCACGTACACCCAGGACCTGTCGCGCGCCTATAAGCTGGTGGAGCAGGCCAAAGCCCGGTCGCTCAGTGATGAACTGGCACAGGCATCACAAAATATTGACCAAAAACTGCCCGAAAAAGTTCGGGTGGAACGCAGGGAAAAACAAAATCAGATTGACCGACTTTACACAAAGCTCGAAAACGCCGACAACTCTAAACAACGATCCAACATTGAGGATAAAATACGATCTAAAGAACTAAATTATGCGGCCTATGAGAATGAGCTTCACCAAAAGTATCCCGAGCTAAAATCTCTACAGTCACCCGAACCTATCAGCCTGCAGCGTGCCCAGTCGTTGACAGATGACCAGACAGCCGTGCTCGAATATGCCGTTGCAGAAAACCAGCTTATCACTTTTCTGATTACGCCCAATGAGATACGCGCCGAGCAGGTTTCACTCTCCGGCGATGAGCCGCTGGGCGAACAGCTAACCAGTTTAGTTGGAGATTTTAAGAGTGCTATCCTTTCGAATGCTCCGCGCTCGCAGCTTCGGTCGCAATCCGCCAAGCTATATAGCAGCCTTATAAAACCGTTCGAAAAAAACCTTAAGCGCATCTCTAACCTGATTATCGTCCCGGACGGGGCACTGGCATACCTGCCATTCGAAGCCCTTTCGCGCGGCGACCAATACTTAATTGAACGGTTCAACATCAAGTACGAACCATCACTCACCAGCCTGAATTTGCTTAAAGAATCGGAAACGCCAGACCGGCAGGGTTTACTTGCCGTAGCAGGATCGAACTTCTCAGAGCAAAACAGCCGCCAGCGTTCTTTTCAACAGTCTAATTTGTCTGGCCTCCCTTCAACCCTGATGGAAGTTGACTCTATTGCTACGAAGTTCAAAGAGGCGGCTATCTTAAAAGAAGATGAGGTATCAGAGCAGCGGTTCAAAGAAATGCTCGAAAAGAACAGGTACCGCTATATCCACATGGCTACCCACGGTATCATTGATGAAAATAACCCCAGCCGAAGTGGGTTGACGCTTTCCGCTAAAAGAAAAATAACGGCCTCATCAAAAGAAGACGGCATGCTGCGCAGTTCCGAAATTTTTGGGCTTGATATCGATTCGGATATGGTGGTACTCAGCGCTTGCAATACCGGGCTGGGCAAAGTAGTTAAGGGCGAAGGCATTTTAGGTATGCAGCGTTCGTTTTTCTACGCCGGCACTTCTACCGTAGTTGTTAGCCTCTGGAATGTATATGACCGCTCTACGGCATCGTTCATGAATGAGTTTTATAAGGCTCTTGTCAACAGCAAACCCCAAGAGAGCTGGACCGACAGCATGCTCCGCTGGGTTGGATGGAATGAGTCTATTCCTTTTGGACAAAAAGCCTCAGCCATGCGCCAGGCAAAACTAAAGATGATTAAGCATCCACTTTTTAATCATCCGGTTTACTGGGCTCCTTTTATTGTTGTGGGACGATAG
- a CDS encoding helix-turn-helix domain-containing protein encodes MPRQVGDLTLYSVDDLHEQLGLSKMTIRTYLREGKIRGRKLGVKWYVTEEALREYFGEPPRQRKSKAQTKPQNYRYVIKGINDLVSEQEECSTIEEAVNCINDQAIISLFQVAIIDQQTDEVVELIKARDFLDRHQ; translated from the coding sequence ATGCCCAGACAAGTTGGTGATCTTACTCTTTATTCTGTGGATGACTTACACGAACAGCTCGGCCTCAGCAAGATGACCATCCGTACGTATTTGCGGGAGGGTAAAATCAGGGGACGCAAGCTGGGCGTTAAGTGGTATGTTACTGAAGAGGCCCTGCGTGAGTATTTTGGTGAGCCGCCCCGACAGCGAAAATCAAAAGCTCAAACAAAGCCCCAAAATTATCGCTATGTTATAAAAGGCATTAACGACTTGGTCAGCGAACAAGAAGAATGTTCTACTATTGAAGAGGCTGTCAATTGTATTAATGACCAGGCAATCATCAGTTTATTCCAGGTTGCCATTATAGACCAGCAAACAGATGAAGTTGTTGAACTTATTAAGGCACGCGATTTTTTAGATCGCCATCAGTAA